Proteins encoded by one window of Bos javanicus breed banteng chromosome 22, ARS-OSU_banteng_1.0, whole genome shotgun sequence:
- the TRAK1 gene encoding trafficking kinesin-binding protein 1 isoform X5: protein MQKFIEADYYELDWYYEECSDVLCAERVGQMTKTYNDIDAVTRLLEEKERDLELAARIGQSLLKKNKTLTERNELLEEQVEHIREEVSQLRHELSMKDELLQFYTSAAEESEPESVCSTPLKRNESSSSVQNYFHLDSLQKKLKDLEEENVVLRSEACQLKTETITYEEKEQQLVNDCVKELRDANVQIASISEELAKKTEDAARQQEEITHLLSQIVDLQKKAKACAVENEELVQHLGAAKDAQRQLTAELRELEDKYAECMEMLHEAQEELKNLRNKTMPNTTSRRYHSLGLFPMDSLAAEIEGTMRKELQLEESESPDIAHQKRVFETVRNINQVVKQRSLTPSPMNIPGSNQSSAMNSLLSSCVSTPRSSFYGSDVSNVVLDNKTNSIILETESAELGNEERSKKPGTPGTPGSHDLETALRRLSLRRENYLSERRFFEEEQERKLRELAEKGELLSGSLTPTESIMSLGTHSRFSEFTGFSGMSFSSRSYLPEKLQIVKPLEGSATLHHWQQLAQPHLGGILDPRPGVVTKGFRTLDVDLDEVYCLNDFEEDDTGDHISLPGLATSTPVQHPETSGERSRARVTVSGSRSYPSRPQAFPEEMQEPPAAEEEEEEGSAHHPGKCMSQTNSTFTFTTCRILHPSDELTRVTPSLNSAPTPACGSASHLKSTPVATPCTPRRLSLAESFTNVRESTTTMSTSLGLVWLLKERGISAAVYDPQSWDRAGRGTLLHSYTPRMAVIPSTPPNSPMQTPTSSPPSFEFKCTSPPYDNFLASKPASSILREVREKKAVRSSESQTDVSVSNLNLVDKVRRFGVAKVVNSGRAHVPTLTEDQGPLLCGPPGPAQALVPRGLVPEGLPLGCPTVTSAIGGLQLNSGIRRNRSFPTMVGSSMQMKAPVTLTSGILMGAKLPKQTSLR, encoded by the exons AAAGAGCGGGATCTAGAGTTGGCTGCTCGGATTGGCCAGTCGTTGTTGAAGAAGAACAAGACACTAACCGAGAGGAACGAGCTGCTGGAGGAGCAGGTGGAGCATATCAGGGAGGAG GTGTCACAGCTCCGGCATGAACTGTCCATGAAGGATGAGTTGCTTCAGTTCTACACCAGCGCCGCGGAGGAGAGTGAGCCGGAATCTGTGTGCTCCACCCC GTTGAAGAGGAACGAGTCGTCCTCCTCCGTCCAGAATTACTTCCATCTGGATTCTCTGCAAAAGAAGCTGAAGGACCTTGAAGAAGAGAACGTTGTACTTCGATCCGAG GCCTGCCAGCTAAAGACGGAGACCATCACCTACGAAGAAAAAGAGCAGCAGCTGGTCAACGACTGTGTGAAGGAGCTGA GAGACGCCAACGTACAGATTGCCAGCATCTCTGAGGAACTGGCCAAGAAGACAGAGGATGCTGCTCGCCAGCAGGAAGAGATCACACACCTCCTCTCCCAAATAGTTGATTTGCAGAAGAAGGCGAAAGCT TGTGCAGTGGAAAATGAAGAACTCGTCCAGCACCTGGGGGCTGCCAAGGATGCTCAGCGGCAGCTCACGGCCGAG CTGCGCGAGCTGGAGGACAAGTACGCGGAGTGCATGGAGATGCTCCACGAAGCCCAGGAGGAGCTCAAGAACCTCCGGAACAAGACCATGCCCAACACCACGTCCCGGCGCTACCACTCGCTGGGCCTGTTTCCCATG GACTCCCTGGCGGCGGAGATCGAGGGAACCATGCGCAAGGAGTTGCAGCTGGAAGAGTCAGAGTCGCCAGACATTGC TCACCAGAAACGAGTCTTTGAGACCGTGAGAAACATCAACCAGGTCGTCAAGCAGCGGTCTCTGACCCCGTCCCCCATGAACATCCCTGGCTCCAACCAGTCCTCAGCCATGAACTCCCTCCTGTCCAGCTGCGTCAGCACCCCCCGGTCCAGCTTCTACGGCAGCGACGTCAGCAACGTGGTCCTGGACAACAAGACCAACAGCATCATCCTGGAAACAGAGTCAGCCGAGCTGGG AAACGAGGAGCGGAGTAAGAAGCCTGGCACGCCGGGCACCCCGGGCTCCCACGACCTGGAGACGGCGCTGCGGCGGCTGTCCCTCCGCCGGGAGAACTATCTCTCAGAGAGGAGGTTCTTCGAGGAGGAGCAGGAGCGGAAGCTCAGGGAGCTGGCGGAGAAGGGCGAGCTGCTCAGCGGCTCCCTGACGCCCACCGAGAGCATCATGTCCCTGGGCACACACTCGCGCTTCTCTGAGTTCACCGGTTTCTCCGGCATGTCGTTCAGCAGCCGCTCCTACCTGCCGGAGAAGCTTCAGATCGTCAAGCCGCTGGAAG GTTCTGCCACCCTTCACCACTGGCAGCAGTTGGCCCAGCCTCACCTCGGGGGCATTCTGGACCCCCGGCCTGGTGTGGTCACCAAGGGCTTCAGGACACTGGATGTTGACCTGGACGAAGTGTACTGCCTTAACGACTTTGAAGAAGACGACACAGGTGACCACATTTCCCTCCCAGGCCTAGCTACCTCCACGCCAGTTCAGCACCCAGAGACCTCAGGTGAGAGGTCCCGAGCACGTGTGACTGTCTCAGGCAGCAGAAGTTACCCAAGCCGGCCTCAGGCTTTCCCAGAGGAGATGCAGGAGCCGCCAGCggccgaggaggaggaggaggaggggtctG CCCACCACCCTGGGAAGTGCATGTCACAGACCAACTCCACCTTCACCTTCACCACCTGTCGCATCCTGCATCCTTCAGACGAGCTCACGCGGGTCACACCAAG CCTTAACTCGGCCCCAACTCCGGCTTGTGGCAGTGCCAGCCACTTGAAATCCACACCAGTGGCCACGCCGTGCACTCCCCGGAGACTGAGCCTGGCCGAATCCTTCACTAACGTCCGTGAGTCCACGACCACCATGAGCACGTCCCTGGGGCTGGTGTGGCTGCTGAAGGAGCGGGGCATTTCCGCGGCTGTGTATGACCCCCAGAGCTGGGACAGGGCCGGTCGGGGCACCCTCCTGCACTCCTATACCCCCAGGATGGCAGTGATCCCCTCCACACCACCCAACTCGCCTATGCAGACGCCCACATCTTCTCCACCTTCCTTCGAGTTCAAGTGCACAAGCCCTCCCTACGACAACTTCCTGGCTTCCAAGCCAGCCAGCTCCATCCTGAGGGAGGTGAGGGAGAAGAAGGCGGTCCGGAGCAGTGAAAGCCAGACTGACGTGTCTGTCTCCAACCTCAACCTCGTGGACAAAGTCAGGAGGTTTGGCGTGGCCAAAGTGGTGAACTCAGGGCGAGCCCATGTCCCCACCTTGACTGAGGACCAGGGACCTCTCCTCTGTGGGCCCCCAGGCCCTGCGCAGGCCCTTGTCCCCAGAGGCCTGGTACCCGAAGGCCTGCCCCTCGGATGCCCCACTGTCACCAGTGCCATCGGTGGGCTCCAGCTCAACAGTGGCATCCGACGGAACCGCAGCTTCCCCACCATGGTGGGGTCCAGCATGCAGATGAAAGCCCCTGTGACACTCACCTCGGGCATCTTGATGGGTGCTAAGCTCCCCAAACAAACTAGCTTACGGTGA
- the TRAK1 gene encoding trafficking kinesin-binding protein 1 isoform X10: MTKTYNDIDAVTRLLEEKERDLELAARIGQSLLKKNKTLTERNELLEEQVEHIREEVSQLRHELSMKDELLQFYTSAAEESEPESVCSTPLKRNESSSSVQNYFHLDSLQKKLKDLEEENVVLRSEACQLKTETITYEEKEQQLVNDCVKELRDANVQIASISEELAKKTEDAARQQEEITHLLSQIVDLQKKAKACAVENEELVQHLGAAKDAQRQLTAELRELEDKYAECMEMLHEAQEELKNLRNKTMPNTTSRRYHSLGLFPMDSLAAEIEGTMRKELQLEESESPDIAHQKRVFETVRNINQVVKQRSLTPSPMNIPGSNQSSAMNSLLSSCVSTPRSSFYGSDVSNVVLDNKTNSIILETESAELGNEERSKKPGTPGTPGSHDLETALRRLSLRRENYLSERRFFEEEQERKLRELAEKGELLSGSLTPTESIMSLGTHSRFSEFTGFSGMSFSSRSYLPEKLQIVKPLEGSATLHHWQQLAQPHLGGILDPRPGVVTKGFRTLDVDLDEVYCLNDFEEDDTGDHISLPGLATSTPVQHPETSGERSRARVTVSGSRSYPSRPQAFPEEMQEPPAAEEEEEEGSAHHPGKCMSQTNSTFTFTTCRILHPSDELTRVTPSLNSAPTPACGSASHLKSTPVATPCTPRRLSLAESFTNVRESTTTMSTSLGLVWLLKERGISAAVYDPQSWDRAGRGTLLHSYTPRMAVIPSTPPNSPMQTPTSSPPSFEFKCTSPPYDNFLASKPASSILREVREKKAVRSSESQTDVSVSNLNLVDKVRRFGVAKVVNSGRAHVPTLTEDQGPLLCGPPGPAQALVPRGLVPEGLPLGCPTVTSAIGGLQLNSGIRRNRSFPTMVGSSMQMKAPVTLTSGILMGAKLPKQTSLR; this comes from the exons AAAGAGCGGGATCTAGAGTTGGCTGCTCGGATTGGCCAGTCGTTGTTGAAGAAGAACAAGACACTAACCGAGAGGAACGAGCTGCTGGAGGAGCAGGTGGAGCATATCAGGGAGGAG GTGTCACAGCTCCGGCATGAACTGTCCATGAAGGATGAGTTGCTTCAGTTCTACACCAGCGCCGCGGAGGAGAGTGAGCCGGAATCTGTGTGCTCCACCCC GTTGAAGAGGAACGAGTCGTCCTCCTCCGTCCAGAATTACTTCCATCTGGATTCTCTGCAAAAGAAGCTGAAGGACCTTGAAGAAGAGAACGTTGTACTTCGATCCGAG GCCTGCCAGCTAAAGACGGAGACCATCACCTACGAAGAAAAAGAGCAGCAGCTGGTCAACGACTGTGTGAAGGAGCTGA GAGACGCCAACGTACAGATTGCCAGCATCTCTGAGGAACTGGCCAAGAAGACAGAGGATGCTGCTCGCCAGCAGGAAGAGATCACACACCTCCTCTCCCAAATAGTTGATTTGCAGAAGAAGGCGAAAGCT TGTGCAGTGGAAAATGAAGAACTCGTCCAGCACCTGGGGGCTGCCAAGGATGCTCAGCGGCAGCTCACGGCCGAG CTGCGCGAGCTGGAGGACAAGTACGCGGAGTGCATGGAGATGCTCCACGAAGCCCAGGAGGAGCTCAAGAACCTCCGGAACAAGACCATGCCCAACACCACGTCCCGGCGCTACCACTCGCTGGGCCTGTTTCCCATG GACTCCCTGGCGGCGGAGATCGAGGGAACCATGCGCAAGGAGTTGCAGCTGGAAGAGTCAGAGTCGCCAGACATTGC TCACCAGAAACGAGTCTTTGAGACCGTGAGAAACATCAACCAGGTCGTCAAGCAGCGGTCTCTGACCCCGTCCCCCATGAACATCCCTGGCTCCAACCAGTCCTCAGCCATGAACTCCCTCCTGTCCAGCTGCGTCAGCACCCCCCGGTCCAGCTTCTACGGCAGCGACGTCAGCAACGTGGTCCTGGACAACAAGACCAACAGCATCATCCTGGAAACAGAGTCAGCCGAGCTGGG AAACGAGGAGCGGAGTAAGAAGCCTGGCACGCCGGGCACCCCGGGCTCCCACGACCTGGAGACGGCGCTGCGGCGGCTGTCCCTCCGCCGGGAGAACTATCTCTCAGAGAGGAGGTTCTTCGAGGAGGAGCAGGAGCGGAAGCTCAGGGAGCTGGCGGAGAAGGGCGAGCTGCTCAGCGGCTCCCTGACGCCCACCGAGAGCATCATGTCCCTGGGCACACACTCGCGCTTCTCTGAGTTCACCGGTTTCTCCGGCATGTCGTTCAGCAGCCGCTCCTACCTGCCGGAGAAGCTTCAGATCGTCAAGCCGCTGGAAG GTTCTGCCACCCTTCACCACTGGCAGCAGTTGGCCCAGCCTCACCTCGGGGGCATTCTGGACCCCCGGCCTGGTGTGGTCACCAAGGGCTTCAGGACACTGGATGTTGACCTGGACGAAGTGTACTGCCTTAACGACTTTGAAGAAGACGACACAGGTGACCACATTTCCCTCCCAGGCCTAGCTACCTCCACGCCAGTTCAGCACCCAGAGACCTCAGGTGAGAGGTCCCGAGCACGTGTGACTGTCTCAGGCAGCAGAAGTTACCCAAGCCGGCCTCAGGCTTTCCCAGAGGAGATGCAGGAGCCGCCAGCggccgaggaggaggaggaggaggggtctG CCCACCACCCTGGGAAGTGCATGTCACAGACCAACTCCACCTTCACCTTCACCACCTGTCGCATCCTGCATCCTTCAGACGAGCTCACGCGGGTCACACCAAG CCTTAACTCGGCCCCAACTCCGGCTTGTGGCAGTGCCAGCCACTTGAAATCCACACCAGTGGCCACGCCGTGCACTCCCCGGAGACTGAGCCTGGCCGAATCCTTCACTAACGTCCGTGAGTCCACGACCACCATGAGCACGTCCCTGGGGCTGGTGTGGCTGCTGAAGGAGCGGGGCATTTCCGCGGCTGTGTATGACCCCCAGAGCTGGGACAGGGCCGGTCGGGGCACCCTCCTGCACTCCTATACCCCCAGGATGGCAGTGATCCCCTCCACACCACCCAACTCGCCTATGCAGACGCCCACATCTTCTCCACCTTCCTTCGAGTTCAAGTGCACAAGCCCTCCCTACGACAACTTCCTGGCTTCCAAGCCAGCCAGCTCCATCCTGAGGGAGGTGAGGGAGAAGAAGGCGGTCCGGAGCAGTGAAAGCCAGACTGACGTGTCTGTCTCCAACCTCAACCTCGTGGACAAAGTCAGGAGGTTTGGCGTGGCCAAAGTGGTGAACTCAGGGCGAGCCCATGTCCCCACCTTGACTGAGGACCAGGGACCTCTCCTCTGTGGGCCCCCAGGCCCTGCGCAGGCCCTTGTCCCCAGAGGCCTGGTACCCGAAGGCCTGCCCCTCGGATGCCCCACTGTCACCAGTGCCATCGGTGGGCTCCAGCTCAACAGTGGCATCCGACGGAACCGCAGCTTCCCCACCATGGTGGGGTCCAGCATGCAGATGAAAGCCCCTGTGACACTCACCTCGGGCATCTTGATGGGTGCTAAGCTCCCCAAACAAACTAGCTTACGGTGA
- the TRAK1 gene encoding trafficking kinesin-binding protein 1 isoform X8, producing MSLRDVGEEECFEYDCRNEERKPTLEQQETLDLLEEVLCAERVGQMTKTYNDIDAVTRLLEEKERDLELAARIGQSLLKKNKTLTERNELLEEQVEHIREEVSQLRHELSMKDELLQFYTSAAEESEPESVCSTPLKRNESSSSVQNYFHLDSLQKKLKDLEEENVVLRSEACQLKTETITYEEKEQQLVNDCVKELRDANVQIASISEELAKKTEDAARQQEEITHLLSQIVDLQKKAKACAVENEELVQHLGAAKDAQRQLTAELRELEDKYAECMEMLHEAQEELKNLRNKTMPNTTSRRYHSLGLFPMDSLAAEIEGTMRKELQLEESESPDIAHQKRVFETVRNINQVVKQRSLTPSPMNIPGSNQSSAMNSLLSSCVSTPRSSFYGSDVSNVVLDNKTNSIILETESAELGNEERSKKPGTPGTPGSHDLETALRRLSLRRENYLSERRFFEEEQERKLRELAEKGELLSGSLTPTESIMSLGTHSRFSEFTGFSGMSFSSRSYLPEKLQIVKPLEGSATLHHWQQLAQPHLGGILDPRPGVVTKGFRTLDVDLDEVYCLNDFEEDDTAHHPGKCMSQTNSTFTFTTCRILHPSDELTRVTPSLNSAPTPACGSASHLKSTPVATPCTPRRLSLAESFTNVRESTTTMSTSLGLVWLLKERGISAAVYDPQSWDRAGRGTLLHSYTPRMAVIPSTPPNSPMQTPTSSPPSFEFKCTSPPYDNFLASKPASSILREVREKKAVRSSESQTDVSVSNLNLVDKVRRFGVAKVVNSGRAHVPTLTEDQGPLLCGPPGPAQALVPRGLVPEGLPLGCPTVTSAIGGLQLNSGIRRNRSFPTMVGSSMQMKAPVTLTSGILMGAKLPKQTSLR from the exons AAAGAGCGGGATCTAGAGTTGGCTGCTCGGATTGGCCAGTCGTTGTTGAAGAAGAACAAGACACTAACCGAGAGGAACGAGCTGCTGGAGGAGCAGGTGGAGCATATCAGGGAGGAG GTGTCACAGCTCCGGCATGAACTGTCCATGAAGGATGAGTTGCTTCAGTTCTACACCAGCGCCGCGGAGGAGAGTGAGCCGGAATCTGTGTGCTCCACCCC GTTGAAGAGGAACGAGTCGTCCTCCTCCGTCCAGAATTACTTCCATCTGGATTCTCTGCAAAAGAAGCTGAAGGACCTTGAAGAAGAGAACGTTGTACTTCGATCCGAG GCCTGCCAGCTAAAGACGGAGACCATCACCTACGAAGAAAAAGAGCAGCAGCTGGTCAACGACTGTGTGAAGGAGCTGA GAGACGCCAACGTACAGATTGCCAGCATCTCTGAGGAACTGGCCAAGAAGACAGAGGATGCTGCTCGCCAGCAGGAAGAGATCACACACCTCCTCTCCCAAATAGTTGATTTGCAGAAGAAGGCGAAAGCT TGTGCAGTGGAAAATGAAGAACTCGTCCAGCACCTGGGGGCTGCCAAGGATGCTCAGCGGCAGCTCACGGCCGAG CTGCGCGAGCTGGAGGACAAGTACGCGGAGTGCATGGAGATGCTCCACGAAGCCCAGGAGGAGCTCAAGAACCTCCGGAACAAGACCATGCCCAACACCACGTCCCGGCGCTACCACTCGCTGGGCCTGTTTCCCATG GACTCCCTGGCGGCGGAGATCGAGGGAACCATGCGCAAGGAGTTGCAGCTGGAAGAGTCAGAGTCGCCAGACATTGC TCACCAGAAACGAGTCTTTGAGACCGTGAGAAACATCAACCAGGTCGTCAAGCAGCGGTCTCTGACCCCGTCCCCCATGAACATCCCTGGCTCCAACCAGTCCTCAGCCATGAACTCCCTCCTGTCCAGCTGCGTCAGCACCCCCCGGTCCAGCTTCTACGGCAGCGACGTCAGCAACGTGGTCCTGGACAACAAGACCAACAGCATCATCCTGGAAACAGAGTCAGCCGAGCTGGG AAACGAGGAGCGGAGTAAGAAGCCTGGCACGCCGGGCACCCCGGGCTCCCACGACCTGGAGACGGCGCTGCGGCGGCTGTCCCTCCGCCGGGAGAACTATCTCTCAGAGAGGAGGTTCTTCGAGGAGGAGCAGGAGCGGAAGCTCAGGGAGCTGGCGGAGAAGGGCGAGCTGCTCAGCGGCTCCCTGACGCCCACCGAGAGCATCATGTCCCTGGGCACACACTCGCGCTTCTCTGAGTTCACCGGTTTCTCCGGCATGTCGTTCAGCAGCCGCTCCTACCTGCCGGAGAAGCTTCAGATCGTCAAGCCGCTGGAAG GTTCTGCCACCCTTCACCACTGGCAGCAGTTGGCCCAGCCTCACCTCGGGGGCATTCTGGACCCCCGGCCTGGTGTGGTCACCAAGGGCTTCAGGACACTGGATGTTGACCTGGACGAAGTGTACTGCCTTAACGACTTTGAAGAAGACGACACAG CCCACCACCCTGGGAAGTGCATGTCACAGACCAACTCCACCTTCACCTTCACCACCTGTCGCATCCTGCATCCTTCAGACGAGCTCACGCGGGTCACACCAAG CCTTAACTCGGCCCCAACTCCGGCTTGTGGCAGTGCCAGCCACTTGAAATCCACACCAGTGGCCACGCCGTGCACTCCCCGGAGACTGAGCCTGGCCGAATCCTTCACTAACGTCCGTGAGTCCACGACCACCATGAGCACGTCCCTGGGGCTGGTGTGGCTGCTGAAGGAGCGGGGCATTTCCGCGGCTGTGTATGACCCCCAGAGCTGGGACAGGGCCGGTCGGGGCACCCTCCTGCACTCCTATACCCCCAGGATGGCAGTGATCCCCTCCACACCACCCAACTCGCCTATGCAGACGCCCACATCTTCTCCACCTTCCTTCGAGTTCAAGTGCACAAGCCCTCCCTACGACAACTTCCTGGCTTCCAAGCCAGCCAGCTCCATCCTGAGGGAGGTGAGGGAGAAGAAGGCGGTCCGGAGCAGTGAAAGCCAGACTGACGTGTCTGTCTCCAACCTCAACCTCGTGGACAAAGTCAGGAGGTTTGGCGTGGCCAAAGTGGTGAACTCAGGGCGAGCCCATGTCCCCACCTTGACTGAGGACCAGGGACCTCTCCTCTGTGGGCCCCCAGGCCCTGCGCAGGCCCTTGTCCCCAGAGGCCTGGTACCCGAAGGCCTGCCCCTCGGATGCCCCACTGTCACCAGTGCCATCGGTGGGCTCCAGCTCAACAGTGGCATCCGACGGAACCGCAGCTTCCCCACCATGGTGGGGTCCAGCATGCAGATGAAAGCCCCTGTGACACTCACCTCGGGCATCTTGATGGGTGCTAAGCTCCCCAAACAAACTAGCTTACGGTGA
- the TRAK1 gene encoding trafficking kinesin-binding protein 1 isoform X12, which yields MTKTYNDIDAVTRLLEEKERDLELAARIGQSLLKKNKTLTERNELLEEQVEHIREEVSQLRHELSMKDELLQFYTSAAEESEPESVCSTPLKRNESSSSVQNYFHLDSLQKKLKDLEEENVVLRSEACQLKTETITYEEKEQQLVNDCVKELRDANVQIASISEELAKKTEDAARQQEEITHLLSQIVDLQKKAKACAVENEELVQHLGAAKDAQRQLTAELRELEDKYAECMEMLHEAQEELKNLRNKTMPNTTSRRYHSLGLFPMDSLAAEIEGTMRKELQLEESESPDIAHQKRVFETVRNINQVVKQRSLTPSPMNIPGSNQSSAMNSLLSSCVSTPRSSFYGSDVSNVVLDNKTNSIILETESAELGNEERSKKPGTPGTPGSHDLETALRRLSLRRENYLSERRFFEEEQERKLRELAEKGELLSGSLTPTESIMSLGTHSRFSEFTGFSGMSFSSRSYLPEKLQIVKPLEGSATLHHWQQLAQPHLGGILDPRPGVVTKGFRTLDVDLDEVYCLNDFEEDDTAHHPGKCMSQTNSTFTFTTCRILHPSDELTRVTPSLNSAPTPACGSASHLKSTPVATPCTPRRLSLAESFTNVRESTTTMSTSLGLVWLLKERGISAAVYDPQSWDRAGRGTLLHSYTPRMAVIPSTPPNSPMQTPTSSPPSFEFKCTSPPYDNFLASKPASSILREVREKKAVRSSESQTDVSVSNLNLVDKVRRFGVAKVVNSGRAHVPTLTEDQGPLLCGPPGPAQALVPRGLVPEGLPLGCPTVTSAIGGLQLNSGIRRNRSFPTMVGSSMQMKAPVTLTSGILMGAKLPKQTSLR from the exons AAAGAGCGGGATCTAGAGTTGGCTGCTCGGATTGGCCAGTCGTTGTTGAAGAAGAACAAGACACTAACCGAGAGGAACGAGCTGCTGGAGGAGCAGGTGGAGCATATCAGGGAGGAG GTGTCACAGCTCCGGCATGAACTGTCCATGAAGGATGAGTTGCTTCAGTTCTACACCAGCGCCGCGGAGGAGAGTGAGCCGGAATCTGTGTGCTCCACCCC GTTGAAGAGGAACGAGTCGTCCTCCTCCGTCCAGAATTACTTCCATCTGGATTCTCTGCAAAAGAAGCTGAAGGACCTTGAAGAAGAGAACGTTGTACTTCGATCCGAG GCCTGCCAGCTAAAGACGGAGACCATCACCTACGAAGAAAAAGAGCAGCAGCTGGTCAACGACTGTGTGAAGGAGCTGA GAGACGCCAACGTACAGATTGCCAGCATCTCTGAGGAACTGGCCAAGAAGACAGAGGATGCTGCTCGCCAGCAGGAAGAGATCACACACCTCCTCTCCCAAATAGTTGATTTGCAGAAGAAGGCGAAAGCT TGTGCAGTGGAAAATGAAGAACTCGTCCAGCACCTGGGGGCTGCCAAGGATGCTCAGCGGCAGCTCACGGCCGAG CTGCGCGAGCTGGAGGACAAGTACGCGGAGTGCATGGAGATGCTCCACGAAGCCCAGGAGGAGCTCAAGAACCTCCGGAACAAGACCATGCCCAACACCACGTCCCGGCGCTACCACTCGCTGGGCCTGTTTCCCATG GACTCCCTGGCGGCGGAGATCGAGGGAACCATGCGCAAGGAGTTGCAGCTGGAAGAGTCAGAGTCGCCAGACATTGC TCACCAGAAACGAGTCTTTGAGACCGTGAGAAACATCAACCAGGTCGTCAAGCAGCGGTCTCTGACCCCGTCCCCCATGAACATCCCTGGCTCCAACCAGTCCTCAGCCATGAACTCCCTCCTGTCCAGCTGCGTCAGCACCCCCCGGTCCAGCTTCTACGGCAGCGACGTCAGCAACGTGGTCCTGGACAACAAGACCAACAGCATCATCCTGGAAACAGAGTCAGCCGAGCTGGG AAACGAGGAGCGGAGTAAGAAGCCTGGCACGCCGGGCACCCCGGGCTCCCACGACCTGGAGACGGCGCTGCGGCGGCTGTCCCTCCGCCGGGAGAACTATCTCTCAGAGAGGAGGTTCTTCGAGGAGGAGCAGGAGCGGAAGCTCAGGGAGCTGGCGGAGAAGGGCGAGCTGCTCAGCGGCTCCCTGACGCCCACCGAGAGCATCATGTCCCTGGGCACACACTCGCGCTTCTCTGAGTTCACCGGTTTCTCCGGCATGTCGTTCAGCAGCCGCTCCTACCTGCCGGAGAAGCTTCAGATCGTCAAGCCGCTGGAAG GTTCTGCCACCCTTCACCACTGGCAGCAGTTGGCCCAGCCTCACCTCGGGGGCATTCTGGACCCCCGGCCTGGTGTGGTCACCAAGGGCTTCAGGACACTGGATGTTGACCTGGACGAAGTGTACTGCCTTAACGACTTTGAAGAAGACGACACAG CCCACCACCCTGGGAAGTGCATGTCACAGACCAACTCCACCTTCACCTTCACCACCTGTCGCATCCTGCATCCTTCAGACGAGCTCACGCGGGTCACACCAAG CCTTAACTCGGCCCCAACTCCGGCTTGTGGCAGTGCCAGCCACTTGAAATCCACACCAGTGGCCACGCCGTGCACTCCCCGGAGACTGAGCCTGGCCGAATCCTTCACTAACGTCCGTGAGTCCACGACCACCATGAGCACGTCCCTGGGGCTGGTGTGGCTGCTGAAGGAGCGGGGCATTTCCGCGGCTGTGTATGACCCCCAGAGCTGGGACAGGGCCGGTCGGGGCACCCTCCTGCACTCCTATACCCCCAGGATGGCAGTGATCCCCTCCACACCACCCAACTCGCCTATGCAGACGCCCACATCTTCTCCACCTTCCTTCGAGTTCAAGTGCACAAGCCCTCCCTACGACAACTTCCTGGCTTCCAAGCCAGCCAGCTCCATCCTGAGGGAGGTGAGGGAGAAGAAGGCGGTCCGGAGCAGTGAAAGCCAGACTGACGTGTCTGTCTCCAACCTCAACCTCGTGGACAAAGTCAGGAGGTTTGGCGTGGCCAAAGTGGTGAACTCAGGGCGAGCCCATGTCCCCACCTTGACTGAGGACCAGGGACCTCTCCTCTGTGGGCCCCCAGGCCCTGCGCAGGCCCTTGTCCCCAGAGGCCTGGTACCCGAAGGCCTGCCCCTCGGATGCCCCACTGTCACCAGTGCCATCGGTGGGCTCCAGCTCAACAGTGGCATCCGACGGAACCGCAGCTTCCCCACCATGGTGGGGTCCAGCATGCAGATGAAAGCCCCTGTGACACTCACCTCGGGCATCTTGATGGGTGCTAAGCTCCCCAAACAAACTAGCTTACGGTGA